One genomic segment of Nonomuraea coxensis DSM 45129 includes these proteins:
- a CDS encoding acetylxylan esterase, with product MFVDMPLSQLRAYLPERAEPADFDAFWERTLAEARAHDLAPVFTPVASELTVADVHDVTFAGFGGDPIKGWLLLPRHAAGPVPCVVEYQGYGGGRGLPIDWLLWPGVGYAVLAMDSRGQGAGGWRRGDTPDPYPGTGPQTPGVMTSGVHDPAAYYYRRLYTDAVRAVEAARAHPGVSAVAVGGASQGGAIALAVAALARDLACAFVDVPFLCHVRHATEITGEHPYAELAAYCRAFHERVEDVFATLAYFDGVNFAARAATPALFSVGLRDGVTPPSTVFAAYNHYAGEKDIKVYPYSGHEGGESAQAMARIARARKAFG from the coding sequence ATGTTCGTCGACATGCCTCTCTCCCAGCTCCGCGCGTACCTCCCCGAGCGTGCCGAGCCGGCCGACTTCGACGCCTTCTGGGAGCGCACGCTCGCCGAGGCCCGCGCCCACGACCTCGCGCCCGTGTTCACGCCCGTCGCGTCGGAGCTGACCGTCGCCGACGTCCACGACGTGACCTTCGCCGGCTTCGGCGGCGACCCGATCAAGGGCTGGCTGCTGCTGCCCAGGCACGCCGCCGGGCCGGTGCCGTGCGTCGTGGAGTACCAGGGCTACGGGGGCGGGCGCGGGCTGCCGATCGACTGGCTGCTGTGGCCGGGCGTCGGCTACGCGGTCCTCGCCATGGACAGCCGCGGCCAGGGCGCGGGCGGCTGGCGGCGCGGCGACACGCCCGACCCGTACCCCGGCACCGGGCCGCAGACGCCGGGCGTGATGACCAGCGGCGTCCACGACCCCGCCGCCTACTACTACCGGCGGCTCTACACCGACGCGGTGCGCGCCGTGGAGGCCGCGCGGGCCCATCCCGGAGTGAGCGCCGTCGCGGTCGGCGGCGCCAGCCAGGGCGGGGCCATCGCGCTCGCCGTCGCCGCGCTCGCCCGCGACCTGGCGTGCGCGTTCGTCGACGTGCCGTTCCTGTGCCACGTCAGGCACGCCACCGAGATCACCGGCGAGCACCCGTACGCCGAGCTCGCCGCGTACTGCCGGGCCTTCCACGAACGGGTGGAGGACGTCTTCGCCACCCTCGCCTACTTCGACGGGGTCAACTTCGCCGCCCGCGCCGCCACGCCCGCGCTGTTCTCGGTCGGGCTGCGGGACGGCGTCACCCCGCCGTCCACGGTGTTCGCCGCCTACAACCACTACGCGGGGGAGAAGGACATCAAGGTCTATCCGTACAGCGGGCACGAGGGCGGCGAGTCGGCGCAGGCCATGGCGCGGATCGCGCGGGCCAGGAAGGCGTTCGGCTGA
- a CDS encoding EAL domain-containing protein, whose product MATSLLTRPLVDLDTGAVIAHGASVGPSGELRATPLPMMLDLPVHVVLSGAGALTPLHEALRRAGRHPREAILLVTGTCHEQDRPLLKVALNGLRTIGYLLGLAGVGSGGPSPELAAEVSPYLVALDPELVARLPGDHRAAAVARSVVTLARGIGAHVMAPGVERESQAATVRGLGVRLAHGPLLAPGPDGKVRVPLPVAGLDPDAALLGPRVQELLIPAVTLPAGARAEEAVEAFGHEPTITSVILVDEYQRPKGSLDRGRFLLSFAARFGHALHSQKPALRLADPPRTVPRTTPAVAAVQAASRDAGRVYDDLVVTDEMNRCLGIVRVSDLIREVTAQAR is encoded by the coding sequence GTGGCGACCTCCCTGCTCACCCGCCCCCTCGTGGACCTCGACACCGGGGCGGTCATCGCCCACGGCGCGAGCGTGGGCCCCTCGGGCGAGCTCAGGGCGACCCCGCTGCCGATGATGCTGGACCTGCCCGTCCACGTCGTGCTGTCGGGCGCGGGCGCGCTCACCCCGCTGCACGAGGCCCTGCGCAGGGCGGGACGGCATCCGCGCGAGGCGATCCTGCTGGTCACCGGGACCTGCCACGAGCAGGACCGGCCGCTGCTCAAGGTCGCGCTCAACGGGCTGCGCACGATCGGCTACCTGCTCGGCCTCGCCGGCGTGGGCTCCGGCGGGCCCTCGCCGGAGCTGGCCGCGGAGGTCTCGCCGTACCTGGTGGCCCTGGACCCGGAGCTGGTCGCGCGCCTGCCCGGCGACCACCGCGCGGCCGCCGTCGCCCGGTCGGTGGTGACGCTCGCCCGCGGGATCGGCGCGCACGTGATGGCGCCGGGCGTGGAACGCGAGAGCCAGGCGGCGACGGTCCGCGGCCTCGGCGTACGCCTCGCGCACGGCCCCCTGCTGGCCCCCGGCCCCGACGGCAAGGTGCGCGTCCCGCTCCCGGTCGCCGGCCTCGACCCCGACGCCGCCCTGCTCGGCCCCCGCGTGCAGGAGCTGCTGATCCCCGCGGTGACGCTGCCCGCCGGAGCCAGGGCCGAGGAGGCCGTCGAGGCCTTCGGCCACGAGCCGACGATCACCAGCGTGATCCTGGTGGACGAGTACCAGCGGCCCAAGGGCAGCCTGGACCGCGGCCGCTTCCTGCTGTCGTTCGCCGCCCGCTTCGGCCACGCCCTGCACAGCCAGAAACCCGCGCTGCGCCTCGCCGACCCGCCACGCACGGTGCCGCGCACCACGCCGGCGGTCGCCGCGGTGCAGGCGGCGAGCAGGGACGCCGGCCGCGTCTACGACGACCTGGTGGTGACCGACGAGATGAACCGCTGCCTCGGCATCGTCCGCGTCTCGGACCTCATCAGGGAGGTCACCGCGCAGGCCCGCTGA
- a CDS encoding ABC transporter permease, producing the protein MLYYARTETLRMLRNRRYLIFVVIFPVVLYLINANIYGEQTGPGGVSYAVVLMVSMAAYGGLASAMMSSAVPWATERQSGWLRQLQITPLPGWAIIVTKLVTALLLVLPSLLLVSVVAVVQQDVSMPPARWAGLLLALWLGTIPFIALGLAIGSALSPDAAQPASMICMFTLAIAGGLWFPPEIFGTTMRAVAEITPSYHYAALGWSVAGGDGLGLADVLAVAGWGVVLGLAAAFLYRRATVRA; encoded by the coding sequence ATGCTCTACTACGCCAGGACAGAGACCCTGCGCATGCTGCGCAACCGGCGCTACCTCATCTTCGTGGTGATCTTCCCTGTCGTCCTCTACCTGATCAACGCCAACATCTACGGCGAGCAGACCGGCCCGGGCGGCGTCAGCTACGCGGTGGTCCTCATGGTGTCGATGGCGGCCTACGGGGGCCTGGCATCGGCCATGATGAGCTCGGCCGTGCCCTGGGCCACCGAGCGGCAGTCGGGCTGGCTGCGCCAGCTCCAGATCACCCCGCTGCCCGGCTGGGCGATCATCGTCACCAAGCTGGTGACCGCGCTGCTGCTCGTGCTGCCGTCGCTGCTGCTGGTCAGCGTCGTCGCCGTCGTGCAGCAGGACGTGTCGATGCCGCCCGCGCGGTGGGCGGGGCTGCTGCTGGCGCTGTGGCTGGGCACGATCCCGTTCATCGCGCTCGGGCTGGCCATAGGCTCGGCCCTGTCGCCCGACGCCGCCCAGCCGGCCTCCATGATCTGCATGTTCACCCTGGCCATCGCGGGCGGCCTGTGGTTCCCGCCGGAGATCTTCGGGACCACGATGAGGGCCGTCGCCGAGATCACGCCGTCCTACCACTACGCGGCCCTCGGCTGGAGCGTGGCCGGCGGCGACGGGCTCGGGCTCGCCGACGTGCTGGCCGTCGCCGGCTGGGGAGTGGTGCTCGGCCTCGCCGCCGCCTTCCTCTACCGCCGGGCTACAGTGCGGGCATGA
- a CDS encoding sensor histidine kinase: MRFAERISFGGEDDRPSLRRRLLGLSVGLVYLVFPVGEIVTGAITGVLAVWAGAVLAAFVGLFLATVVSARSFLERGRWTYPLLALTTTVGVAGALVFGGSFLSMPVYSVVLCGFTLPAAAALLAMLANLGLLVGGGLLHHDSPETIIILGLQVVTLGVLFISVRNTRALTVKLHRAQGEVARLAATEERLRIARDLHDLLGHSLSLIALKSELAGRLAEDAPEVRREIRDIESVARKALSEVREAVTGYRRRGLAEELDNARSVLAAAGVRSRVQVSGTPLPEPVEGLLAWAVREGTTNVVRHARAGRCEIRVACEDGRAVLEVADDGRGGEPALMGSGLPGLSERVAAAGGVMEAGPGPRGFLLRVEVPA, encoded by the coding sequence ATGAGGTTCGCCGAGCGGATCAGCTTCGGCGGGGAGGACGACCGGCCCTCGCTCCGGCGGCGGCTGCTCGGCCTGTCCGTCGGGCTGGTCTACCTGGTCTTCCCCGTGGGGGAGATCGTGACCGGCGCGATCACCGGCGTCCTGGCGGTCTGGGCGGGGGCGGTGCTGGCGGCGTTCGTCGGGCTGTTCCTGGCGACGGTCGTGAGCGCGCGGAGCTTCCTGGAACGGGGGCGGTGGACGTACCCGCTGCTCGCGCTCACGACGACGGTGGGGGTGGCGGGCGCGCTGGTCTTCGGCGGCTCCTTCCTCAGCATGCCGGTCTACAGCGTGGTGCTGTGCGGGTTCACGCTGCCGGCCGCGGCGGCGCTGCTCGCCATGCTCGCCAACCTGGGCCTGCTGGTCGGCGGTGGCCTGCTCCACCACGACTCGCCCGAGACCATCATCATCCTGGGGCTGCAGGTGGTGACGCTCGGCGTGCTGTTCATCAGCGTGCGCAACACCCGGGCGCTGACCGTCAAGCTGCACCGGGCGCAGGGCGAGGTGGCCCGGCTGGCCGCCACCGAGGAACGCCTGCGCATCGCCCGCGACCTGCACGACCTGCTCGGCCACAGCCTGTCGCTGATCGCGCTCAAGAGCGAGCTGGCCGGGCGGCTGGCCGAGGACGCGCCCGAGGTGCGGCGGGAGATCAGGGACATCGAGTCCGTGGCCAGGAAGGCGCTGTCGGAGGTGCGCGAGGCCGTCACCGGCTACCGGCGGCGCGGCCTGGCAGAGGAGCTCGACAACGCCAGGTCCGTGCTGGCGGCGGCCGGCGTGCGGAGCCGCGTGCAGGTGTCGGGCACGCCCTTGCCGGAGCCGGTGGAGGGCCTGCTGGCCTGGGCGGTGCGCGAGGGCACCACGAACGTCGTGCGCCACGCGCGGGCCGGCCGCTGCGAGATCAGGGTGGCCTGCGAGGACGGGCGGGCCGTGCTGGAGGTCGCCGACGACGGGCGCGGCGGTGAGCCCGCCCTGATGGGCAGCGGGCTGCCGGGGCTGAGCGAACGGGTCGCCGCCGCGGGCGGCGTGATGGAGGCGGGGCCGGGCCCGCGCGGGTTCCTGCTGCGGGTGGAGGTGCCGGCGTGA
- a CDS encoding phosphoribosyl-ATP diphosphatase, with protein sequence MKTFEELFAELSEKARTRPAGSGTVAALDAGVHAIGKKVVEEAAESWMAAEHESDDRAAEEISQLLYHVQVLMIAKGIGLDQVYKHL encoded by the coding sequence ATGAAGACCTTCGAAGAGCTGTTCGCCGAGCTGTCCGAGAAGGCCCGCACCCGGCCCGCGGGGTCGGGCACCGTGGCCGCGCTCGACGCCGGCGTCCATGCCATCGGCAAGAAGGTCGTCGAGGAGGCCGCCGAGAGCTGGATGGCGGCCGAGCACGAGTCGGACGACAGGGCGGCCGAGGAGATCTCCCAGCTCCTCTACCACGTGCAGGTGCTCATGATCGCCAAGGGCATCGGGCTCGACCAGGTCTACAAGCATCTCTAG
- a CDS encoding ABC transporter ATP-binding protein encodes MSAITFDHVTKRYGDVLAVDDLSLAVEPGSTVALLGPNGAGKSTSINLLLGLLRPSSGQVAVHGRPPDAAVRDGEMGAMLQHGTLIPELTVKELVDLVRRLYPRPLPLDDILRLADLTELAGRRANKLSGGQSQRVRFALAVAGAPRILLLDEPTAAMDVESRLRFWAAMHDYAAGGRTVLFATHYLEEADAHADRVVVIARGRLAADGTAAEIKAGAGGQVVRFALGTQPAAGLDRLPGVTAVEVADGEVTLHTGDPDATLDGLYRGTTLDVRHVRLSGADLEAAFLALTREPS; translated from the coding sequence ATGAGCGCCATCACGTTCGACCACGTCACCAAGCGCTACGGTGACGTGCTCGCCGTCGACGACCTGTCCCTCGCCGTCGAGCCGGGCTCGACCGTCGCCCTCCTCGGCCCCAACGGCGCCGGCAAGTCCACCTCCATCAACCTGCTGCTCGGGTTGCTGCGCCCGAGCTCCGGCCAGGTCGCCGTGCACGGCCGCCCGCCGGACGCGGCCGTACGCGACGGCGAGATGGGCGCCATGCTCCAGCACGGCACGCTCATCCCCGAGCTGACCGTGAAGGAGCTCGTGGACCTCGTCCGCAGGCTCTACCCGCGCCCGCTGCCCCTCGACGACATCCTGCGCCTGGCCGACCTGACCGAGCTGGCCGGCCGCCGGGCGAACAAGCTGTCCGGCGGCCAGTCCCAGCGCGTGCGCTTCGCCCTGGCCGTCGCCGGCGCCCCCAGGATCCTGCTGCTGGACGAGCCGACCGCGGCGATGGACGTGGAGTCCCGGCTGCGCTTCTGGGCCGCCATGCACGACTACGCCGCAGGCGGGCGCACGGTGCTGTTCGCCACCCACTACCTGGAGGAGGCCGACGCCCACGCCGACCGGGTGGTCGTCATCGCCCGCGGCCGGCTGGCCGCCGACGGCACCGCCGCCGAGATCAAGGCCGGGGCGGGCGGCCAGGTCGTCCGCTTCGCCCTCGGCACGCAGCCCGCCGCCGGGCTCGACCGGCTGCCCGGCGTCACCGCCGTCGAGGTCGCCGACGGCGAGGTCACCCTGCACACCGGCGACCCCGACGCCACCCTGGACGGGCTGTACCGCGGCACCACGCTCGACGTGCGGCACGTACGGCTGTCCGGCGCCGACCTCGAAGCCGCCTTCCTCGCCCTCACCCGGGAGCCCTCCTGA
- a CDS encoding response regulator transcription factor yields MIRVVLAEDQGMVRGALASLLNLEPDIEVVGEAADGEEAAEVVARARPDIVLLDIEMPGAGGLAAAAAITRRTPGCRVMILTTFGRPGYLRTAMEAGAVAFLVKDSPARELAAAIRRVHAGERVIDPALAAAALSAGPNPLSARERDVLSAAADGSTIGDIAGRLHLSEGTVRNYLSSAIQKTHARNRIEAVRRARTQGWL; encoded by the coding sequence GTGATCCGCGTGGTCCTGGCCGAGGACCAGGGCATGGTACGCGGCGCGCTGGCGTCCCTGCTCAACCTGGAGCCCGACATCGAGGTGGTCGGCGAGGCCGCCGACGGCGAGGAGGCGGCCGAGGTCGTCGCCCGCGCCCGGCCCGACATCGTGCTGCTCGACATCGAGATGCCCGGCGCCGGCGGCCTGGCCGCCGCCGCGGCGATCACGCGGCGCACGCCCGGCTGCCGGGTGATGATCCTGACCACGTTCGGGCGTCCCGGCTACCTGCGTACCGCCATGGAGGCGGGCGCGGTCGCCTTCCTCGTCAAGGACAGCCCGGCCAGGGAGCTGGCGGCGGCCATCAGGCGGGTGCACGCGGGGGAGCGGGTCATCGATCCCGCCCTGGCCGCGGCGGCGCTCAGCGCGGGGCCCAACCCGCTGTCGGCGCGCGAGCGCGACGTGCTGTCCGCCGCGGCGGACGGCTCCACCATCGGCGACATCGCCGGGCGGCTGCACCTGTCGGAGGGCACCGTGCGCAACTACCTGTCCTCGGCCATCCAGAAGACCCACGCCCGCAACCGCATCGAGGCCGTACGGCGCGCCCGCACCCAGGGCTGGCTCTAG
- the hisG gene encoding ATP phosphoribosyltransferase yields MLRLAVPNKGVLSEAAQAMLKEAGYRSRRDSKELVVVDEDNGCELFFLRPRDIAVYVGEGTLDVGITGRDMLVDSGAPVEEIMPLGFGGSTFRLAGVAGAMTSVQDLEGRRIATSYAGLLEKYLSDQGVDARVIKLDGAVETAIRLGVADAIADVVETGTTLRNVGLDVFGEPIMRSEAVLIKRQGAPETAGTGQFVRRFQGVVHARDFVMMDYDIRAERIEEAIALTPGMEGPTVSPLHREGWVAVRAMVRRKGHQQVMDQLWDIGARAILVTDIYACRL; encoded by the coding sequence ATGCTGCGTCTGGCAGTACCCAACAAGGGCGTGCTCAGCGAGGCCGCCCAGGCCATGCTCAAGGAAGCCGGCTACCGCTCCCGCAGGGACAGCAAGGAACTGGTCGTGGTCGACGAGGACAACGGCTGCGAGCTGTTCTTCCTGCGTCCCCGCGACATCGCCGTCTACGTCGGGGAGGGCACCCTAGACGTCGGCATCACCGGCCGCGACATGCTCGTCGACTCCGGCGCGCCCGTCGAGGAGATCATGCCGCTCGGCTTCGGCGGCTCCACCTTCCGCCTGGCGGGCGTGGCCGGCGCGATGACCTCCGTGCAGGACCTGGAGGGCCGGCGCATCGCCACCTCCTACGCGGGGCTGCTCGAGAAATACCTCTCAGACCAGGGCGTCGACGCCCGGGTGATCAAGCTGGACGGCGCCGTCGAGACCGCGATCAGGCTCGGCGTCGCCGACGCCATCGCCGACGTCGTCGAGACCGGCACCACGCTGCGCAACGTCGGCCTGGACGTCTTCGGCGAGCCGATCATGCGCTCCGAGGCGGTGCTGATCAAGCGGCAGGGCGCGCCGGAGACGGCCGGCACGGGCCAGTTCGTCCGCCGCTTCCAGGGCGTCGTGCACGCTCGCGACTTCGTGATGATGGACTACGACATCCGCGCCGAGCGCATCGAGGAGGCCATCGCCCTCACGCCCGGCATGGAGGGCCCCACCGTCTCGCCGCTGCACCGCGAGGGCTGGGTGGCGGTGCGCGCGATGGTCCGCCGCAAGGGCCACCAGCAGGTGATGGACCAGCTCTGGGACATCGGCGCGCGGGCGATCCTGGTCACCGACATCTACGCCTGCCGCCTCTGA